From a single Stomoxys calcitrans chromosome 4, idStoCalc2.1, whole genome shotgun sequence genomic region:
- the LOC106084145 gene encoding leucine-rich PPR motif-containing protein, mitochondrial, whose translation MFIRPIQRLRIFQRLPWLTQGMLVSNGAFTQSYATSAACIKSLQSCHQYSTQRSTKEKVSLSAEVENQSKPKHSWETVMGRLDSFYQWNGFIGIEQLQPVLELMKANTSGQQPITSEQGLFMLNVCGLEMPSLTAEERITHFQTVWQYLQNAGMITKDHYHIMLNVLRYNRHPLNEYKTFVQEYEKLRGSSKDIYSELLAVAGATGNVKQSTEILAEMRNLQLALSERDFNSLLRAYARDNDMRGFQTVLDSMHATGLPLSLNTQSTLFEVYMEKGDKTKALNLLQDHKGQFETHHVVNMLRSVNDSTVASPDVVVDLVKELKSDYVLGPEVPVALRRACIGFLYNKKIDHVMALIDSLPKPKFQENQDIDSYGVFLLHALFRANCDLMKIIEISKRLEETEKNTRALHIAAEIALRRSPPMALPVFEELVRRGQPLRTHYFWPLMMYNFRRHSESGIVRTLKLMQEFKVECDHATISQYVLPKLSITLTNPQIALKQMDEAGIKTSLILTPIVSHMLTQSKWFDVVPLIEAYPTKLQVANLIAPLCNVAVHVRATKRYHHFAKLLNILANKNIDRQQDVIGRFLIDLFSSQEKVRSDLHCVQRLLAEMHKFGVKLSPGAVTTVQSLLNQGIQNTNETSAKSMQAVSQTLKEMTKRSLSLHTGSEDDSMISTFIKHPRDMSLDELECHLVELEGKQMNTRGVLRRLLQVCVRDNRLERAQEIKNKCDILQVQNSPGMLASILEMYIKLKDLPNAQIYLKKIEQTYPGFQIDEHKFVDYASLLVSSGQLDKAKEILEERSMKHRIIGGDYVLRNVWNLLTNVAQYAATLKDLPADRNLTREMYAFMQKLGYCRTHNTILGPIIRERLLRHDLQSAIKEFKQLAQQYRHTPLQFELLSLIVRLCNDNEDLKSQYKCNPEEAQQLLSEITEIITKVHGTINMNSGLLLAFAESGTDNQMRRLLINPEFRINEELLLRNCEHLGQEGAVQTLLRLARGARGLNRVIDEQNIYNMLLNNFIKTNDYQAALNLYERLEADDDLKISQDFLRSIVSLLKTNNIEIPSNIALRARIV comes from the exons atgtTTATACGGCCAATACAACGTCTTCGTATATTCCAAAGACTTCCTTGGCTAACACAGGGAATGTTGGTTTCGAATGGAGCTTTCACCCAAAGTTATGCAACTTCGGCGGCATGCATTAAATCCTTGCAGTCATGTCACCAGTACTCAACACAACGTTCCACAAAGGAGAAAGTTAGCCTTAGTGCTGAGGTTGAAAATCAATCCAAACCAAAACATTCGTGGGAGACTGTAATGGGCAGATTAGACTCATTCTATCAATGGAATGGCTTTATAGGCATTGAACAGCTGCAGCCAGTTCTAGAATTAATGAAAGCAAATACCAGTGGGCAACAACCAATTACTTCAGAGCAAGGATTGTTTATGTTGAACGTTTGTGGCCTAGAAATGCCTTCACTTACCGCAGAAGAGAGAATAACACATTTCCAGACAGTTTGGCAATATTTACAAAATGCTGGCATGATAACCAAAGATCATTATCACATCATGCTTAATGTCCTAAGGTATAACCGCCATCCTCTCAATGAGTACAAGACTTTTGTGCAGGAATATGAGAAACTACGGGGATCCTCAAAGGATATATATTCCGAACTTCTAGCCGTTGCTGGAGCCACCGGAAATGTTAAACAAAGCACAGAAATCTTAGCGGAAATGCGTAATTTGCAATTGGCTTTATCTGAACGCGATTTTAATTCTCTTCTACGGGCATATGCTCGCGACAATGACATGAGAGGTTTTCAAACTGTGCTGGATAGCATGCATGCAACTGGTCTCCCACTAAGTTTAAATACTCAGTCCACTTTGTTTGAGGTCTACATGGAGAAAGGTGATAAAACAAAGGCATTAAACCTTTTACAAGATCATAAAGGACAATTCGAAACACACCACGTAGTTAATATGCTTCGCAGTGTAAACGATTCAACGGTTGCCTCCCCAGATGTTGTAGTTGATTTGGTCAAAGAGTTAAAGTCGGATTATGTTCTCGGTCCCGAAGTGCCAGTTGCCTTAAGAAGAGCCTGTATAGGGTttctatataacaa GAAAATAGACCATGTAATGGCCCTAATTGATTCTCTTCCCAAACCaaagtttcaagaaaatcaggaCATAGACTCTTATGGAGTTTTTCTATTGCATGCTCTTTTTCGTGCCAATTGTGATTTGatgaaaattattgaaatttccaaACGATTGGAAGAAACCGAAAAGAACACCAGAGCCTTACATATAGCCGCCGAAATAGCATTACGGCGTTCTCCACCTATGGCTTTGCCCGTTTTCGAGGAGTTGGTTAGAAGAGGACAACCTCTGAGAACGCATTATTTTTGGCCATTAATGATGTACAACTTCAGGCGCCACAGCGAATCTGGAATAGTGCGTACATTGAAATTGATGCAAGAATTCAAAGTAGAATGTGATCACGCAACAATTTCCCAATATGTATTGCCCAAATTGTCCATAACCTTGACGAATCCACAAATAGCCCTAAAGCAGATGGATGAAGCTGGTATTAAAACGTCACTGATACTTACGCCGATTGTATCGCATATGCTGACCCAAAGTAAATGGTTTGACGTAGTTCCCTTGATAGAAGCATATCCCACGAAGTTGCAAGTTGCAAATCTAATAGCACCACTATGTAATGTTGCTGTTCATGTGCGTGCCACCAAACGTTACCACCATTTTGCAAAACTATTAAATATTTTAGCAAACAAAAACATCGATCGACAACAAGATGTTATAGGACGTTTTTTGATAGACCTATTCTCATCCCAGGAAAAGGTACGCAGTGATCTTCACTGCGTGCAAAGATTGTTGGCAGAAATGCACAAATTTGGTGTGAAACTTTCGCCGGGAGCAGTAACAACGGTGCAATCCCTTTTAAATCAGGGaatacaaaatacaaatgaGACTTCCGCGAAATCTATGCAAGCCGTTAGTCAAACTCTAAAGGAAATGACAAAACGTTCATTAAGTTTGCACACTGGCTCCGAAGATGATTCTATGATATCTACGTTCATTAAACATCCTCGCGATATGTCGCTAGATGAGCTAGAATGTCATTTAGTAGAATTGGAAGGAAAGCAGATGAATACACGTGGCGTGCTCAGACGTCTGCTTCAAGTTTGTGTGCGCGATAATCGCTTGGAGAGGgcacaagaaataaaaaataaatgcgaCATATTACAAGTTCAGAACAGTCCTGGTATGCTGGCCAGTATACTTGAAATGTACATAAAATTAAAAGATCTTCCAAATGCTCAAATCTACTTGAAGAAAATAGAACAAACCTATCCAG gttttcAAATTGATGAGCATAAATTTGTCGATTATGCATCCCTACTGGTATCTTCTGGTCAGCTGGACAAGGCAAAAGAGATTTTAGAAGAACGTTCTATGAAACACCGCATAATTGGGGGCGATTATGTTTTGCGCAACGTTTGGAATCTTCTAACCAATGTGGCTCAATATGCAGCCACTTTAAAGGATTTGCCCGCAGACCGCAATCTTACCAGGGAAATGTATGCTTTTATGCAAAAACTTGGCTATTGTCGTACACATAATACGATTTTGGGACCTATTATCAGAGAGCGTCTGCTCAGACATGATTTACAATCGGCCATAAAAGAATTTAAGCAGTTAGCCCAACAATACAGGCATACACCGCTGCAATTTGAACTGCTTTCACTTATTGTGCGGCTGTGCAATGATAATGAAGATTTGAAATCCCAATATAAATGTAACCCTGAAGAAGCCCAGCAATTGTTGAGTGAAATAACAGAAATTATTACAAAAGTCCATGGTACAATCAACATGAACAGTGGGCTTTTGTTGGCTTTTGCTGAGTCGGGTACAGACAATCAAATGCGACGACTGCTTATCAATCCCGAATTTCGTATTAATGAAGAGTTGCTCTTGAGAAATTGTGAACATTTGGGCCAGGAGGGAGCTGTTCAAACACTTTTACGATTGGCACGTGGAGCCAGAGGTTTAAATCGGGTAATTGACGAACAGAATATCTATAATATGTTGCTGAATAACTTTATCAAAACGAATGATTATCAGGCAGCATTAAATTTATACGAACGGCTAGAAGCAGATGATGATCTTAAGATATCTCAAGATTTCTTGCGAAGTATTGTTAGTTTATTAAAAACCAATAACATTGAAATACCCAGTAATATAGCTTTGAGAGCGCGAATTGTTtaa